One Oryza glaberrima chromosome 11, OglaRS2, whole genome shotgun sequence genomic region harbors:
- the LOC127754587 gene encoding uncharacterized protein LOC127754587 produces MEIMISAVAGDLISRFISSVTQNYRNHIRKEDDRRRLERILLRMHCVVEEAEGRHITNQGMLLQLKGFIQGFYLGYYVLDKIKFQPPEEESIEDEVSHEIQSFDLSACNSRKRFRFADAIRKHTPTAFGSRSRTNLKDVVDGLETKIADMREFVILLGSHARLPRQPYSTYLYIENCMFGRRIEKEQVINFLLCNDPYDPYVSILPIIGPPRIGKKTLVQHACLDERVRNCFSHIFFFKEDDLKTGELSLNSKASQGKYLFVIEFIWDVDEAAWTKFHSYLQNMPGTGIKVVVIGTTEDIAKFGTTQPIRVKRPSEEEFWYYFKALAFGSMDPDEHPKLASLAMQLATEMNGSFLSATIYGELLRANPDTQFWKRILLFVRELAQKHLTSSGLHPDDLFERNIPVDMSRIAVVDGQFQGCLLYDVRVAGPAEGELPKLTSRDMLLGGDIPVEDKFDVLVWRSRIPPYCNYIVTYEKRKPRRMVGKRNKIYL; encoded by the coding sequence AGCCGGTTCATCTCTTCGGTAACACAAAATTACAGAAACCATATACGTAAGGAGGATGATCGTAGGAGGCTGGAACGCATCTTGCTGAGGATGCACTGTGTTGTTGAGGAAGCAGAGGGGcgccacatcacaaatcaaggAATGCTCCTGCAGCTAAAGGGATTTATTCAGGGATTCTACCTCGGATACTACGTGCTCGACAAGATCAAGTTCCAACCCCCTGAAGAAGAAAGCATCGAAGATGAGGTGAGTCATGAGATTCAGTCATTTGACTTGTCTGCCTGTAACTCTCGCAAGCGCTTTCGTTTTGCTGATGCCATAAGAAAACACACACCAACAGCCTTTGGTAGCAGGAGCAGAACAAACCTGAAAGATGTTGTTGATGGTTTAGAAACTAAGATTGCAGATATGAGGGAATTTGTCATTCTCCTTGGTAGCCACGCTCGTCTACCACGTCAGCCTTACAGTACATATCTATACATAGAGAATTGTATGTTTGGCCGCCGTATTGAGAAGGAGCAAGTCATCAATTTCTTGCTTTGCAATGATCCTTATGATCCGTATGTTAGCATTCTTCCTATTATTGGCCCACCAAGGATTGGAAAGAAAACTCTTGTGCAACATGCTTGCCTGGATGAGAGGGTGCGCAACTGCTTCtcccatatatttttctttaaagaagACGATCTGAAGACCGGAGAGCTCTCGCTTAACTCCAAGGCTTCTCAAGGGAAATATTTGTTTGTTATTGAGTTCATTTGGGATGTAGATGAGGCAGCTTGGACAAAATTCCATTCATATTTGCAGAATATGCCCGGAACTGGAATTAAGGTTGTAGTGATAGGTACAACAGAGGACATTGCTAAGTTTGGGACAACCCAACCCATCAGGGTGAAGAGGCCATCTGAAGAAGAGTTTTGGTACTACTTCAAGGCACTTGCTTTTGGAAGTATGGATCCTGATGAACATCCAAAACTAGCATCTCTGGCCATGCAGCTAGCTACTGAGATGAATGGATCATTTCTTTCTGCAACTATATATGGTGAACTATTAAGAGCTAACCCTGACACTCAATTCTGGAAGAGAATCTTATTATTCGTAAGAGAGCTAGCACAGAAGCACTTGACTTCCTCTGGTCTACACCCTGACGATCTTTTCGAAAGAAATATCCCTGTTGATATGAGCAGGATAGCCGTTGTGGATGGTCAATTTCAAGGTTGCCTGCTCTATGATGTTAGGGTCGCTGGCCCTGCAGAAGGTGAGCTACCAAAACTGACATCACGAGACATGCTACTGGGTGGTGATATTCCTGTTGAAGATAAGTTTGATGTGCTGGTCTGGAGATCTCGCATTCCACCCTACTGTAACTACATAGTTACGTATGAGAAACGAAAACCGCGGCGCATGGTTGGTAAGAGGAACAAGATCTACCTCTGA